In Gouania willdenowi chromosome 17, fGouWil2.1, whole genome shotgun sequence, one DNA window encodes the following:
- the chd8 gene encoding chromodomain-helicase-DNA-binding protein 8 isoform X3, translating into MADPIMDLFEDTPLFNLDALPDDSYSQGSSDPVEEALKLALGQVDSPSEPGPELTVNTGFGIPVAAPVVPDTTHVQISTQQQLMEIPQTMSIAASPSLTTTLTPAAALADNLPQIQTQTNISTSGAVLLSSPMTVSPATTTATTQHMTQITHQLTPQQLAAITQQAGGKIVILKGPQGQAQLLHTVSGTTGQTGGKVIRLVSGTPLKQGMSIVQGGAVLNQQNPGQAQIKQVQTTQGQPLQVQIAQGQTQVQPQIQVHPQGQTTQIQLQPAMAQTQGGEAKRITLVLQQPSQTGAAGQQHVSQVQQIQPAQGQQQQTTTPTRLVLGQLPGGKLVLQGSQLAALTQARAAGQAGGQPKVLTIQLQVQQQPNQQGGVKYQLVSGAGGTGSPQVLQISQGQGGQRVAVPLKMLLQPQAGTATSAGGTVSVVKVINSSTAGPSGTTTTTSQAIRITKAPGESSSVRRVEILCKQEKANRIVAEAIARAKARGEKNLPRVLNQDELPSSEVSPEMVGVLGVGAGKKKSTGGGNKKKSPVGGSAILKTAGGGDKKSKLKTTVVASGGVTPGAGNKSKSKMKTNTITLVGTKKRKRNASSDHSDGELSPASPAALDDDMIMKRRSNRVVKRKKYTEDLDIKITDDEDEQEDIDVTTTAAAVASISGLPMPQVKQEIELDGDGLPSMQFFVENPSEEDAAIVDKILSVRLAKKEISHGQYTNIEEFFVKYKNYSYMHCEWATLSQLEKDKRIHQKIKRFKVKHAQMRHFFQEEEEPFNPDYVEADRILDVSHSIDKDNGEPVIYYLVKWCSLPYEDATWELKEDVDEGKVEEFSKILNRQPRLKRTPRPPATSWKKLEETREYKNGNVLREYQLEGVNWLLFNWYNRQNCILADEMGLGKTIQSIALLSEIYAAGIQSPFLVIAPLSTITNWEREFSTWTQMNAIVYHGSLASRQMIQQYEMYCKDEKEHLIPGAYKFDALITTFEMVLSDCPELREISWRCVIIDEAHRLKNRNCKLLDSLKMLDLEHKVLLTGTPLQNTVEELFSLLHFLEPAQFPSEIEFLRDFGDLKTEEQVQKLQAILKPMMLRRLKEDVEKNLAPKQETIIEVELTDVQKKYYRAILERNFSFLSLGANSNSNVPNLLNTMMELRKCCNHPYLINGAEEKIVTELRQVYDPQAPDFHLQALIRSAGKLVLLDKLLPRLKAGGHKVLIFSQMVRCLDILEDYLINKRYLYERIDGRVRGNLRQAAIDRFSKPDSDRFVFLLCTRAGGLGINLTAADTCVIFDSDWNPQNDLQAQARCHRIGQSKAVKVYRLITRNSYEREMLDKASLKLGLDRAVLQSMSGNKDSSVNGIQQFSKKEIEDLLRKGAYAAIMDENDEGSRFCEEDIDQILQRRATTITIESEGKGSTFSKASFVASENRNDIALDDPEFWEKWAKKADIDMDTVNRKNTLVIDTPRVRKQTRQFSTLRGEGGGLSDLESDDEYPPANSRHSRSSRRADRHSGGGYGRTDCFRVEKHLLVYGWGRWRDILSHARCKRRLSERDVETICRVILVFCLIHYRGDENIKSFIWELITPPENGREPQTLLNHSGLSIPVPRGRKGKRVKTQSTFDIQKVEWIRKYNPDTLLLDDSYRKHLKHQCNKVLLRVRMLYYLKQEVIGEHAATVLNGADIRDVDIWMPELEQQEVPTRWWDTVADRSLLAGVFKHGYEMYTTMRADPCLCFLERAGRPDDKAIDAEQQTADGEIGEDTEYDKYSEDPEFKPASRQTKDLFEEPDSINVDCELSVDDKAGPLITESLSIQSVGGDWPSGSSLTARLRRLITAFQRSYRQEQLKIEAEAKGDRRRRRCEQASKLKEIARQERQQRWTRREESDFYRVVSTFGVEKIKKEPGLPEGTPEFDWTRFRTFARLDKKTDESLSRYFRSFVSMCRRVCHLRPGHDDPPESTQMVAPITEERASRTLYRISLLRRLRERVLPHPCLEERLPLAPYTSELPAWWSLPDHDRQLMLAASVHGVSRTELSIFPDTQFSFTQARDEFIQTQQSRPPPPPPPPQPVQYVMVNQSRTDDLLGVKEEGVDESARLLGGELGVDLQSTPLSHHDDKMHSQAWDFKRSREGGERRKADGASDSDSDSDSGSSSSGRSGSSDDSSEDEGERSMKVNDVEEDNSLLSMTASQDGLPPPDPLRVDWPKDRVLINRLDSLCTLIVTGQWPTGRRYVPEAQLFSNSEAMGDDLSYAGVIRKPSVMPGVEGEDGEFTVKLLKEEGLKLTFSKQALIPNGSSGESSSRKKRKVQDLLDHDGLDPLDRIPRRRDLPTWLKENPEYEVEGDMLELLVNRSKRKRKRRADKPLTGNEKVKLINMRTGKKVGAAFCPMLQDLREYLEENHDCAVAPDWSETVRNSGFLPEILFHRLLTDHSEIPKKSRRRHHHHHHHHHHHHHLLHHTPEATPEEPTLDGVEEETLVSDGAYMMDEEELEASHHFLSPDFGVKLGGNDSLSQGDYDSSDQEALLDDVILAQKDSDSSSSSED; encoded by the exons ATGGCAGACCCTATTATGGACCTTTTTGAGGACACACCTCTTTTTAACCTGGACGCATTGCCAGATGACTCTTACTCTCAGGGCTCTTCAGACCCTGTGGAGGAAGCGCTGAAGCTGGCCCTGGGTCAGGTCGATTCACCCTCCGAGCCTGGCCCAGAACTCACAGTTAACACGGGCTTCGGCATCCCTGTAGCAGCACCTGTCGTCCCGGACACTACCCATGTTCAAATCTCCACGCAGCAGCAGCTAATGGAGATCCCTCAGACTATGTCCATAGCAGCATCTCCTTCCCTCACCACAACGCTCACTCCTGCCGCTGCTCTTGCTGATAATTTACCTCAGATTCAAACCCAGACCAACATCAGCACGAGCGGAGCTGTTCTGCTAAGCTCACCGATGACTGTTTCTCCAGCCACCACCACTGCCACCACACAGCATATGACACAGATAACACACCAGCTCACTCCACAGCAGCTAGCTGCCATCACGCAGCAGGCCGGCGGTAAAATTGTCATCCTCAAAGGGCCGCAGGGCCAAGCCCAGTTGCTCCACACTGTATCGGGGACCACTGGCCAGACCGGCGGAAAGGTCATTCGCTTGGTGTCTGGCACTCCTCTCAAACAAGGAATGTCCATAGTGCAGGGTGGAGCCGTCCTGAACCAACAGAACCCAGGACAAGCTCAAATCAAG CAGGTCCAGACGACGCAAGGCCAGCCTCTTCAAGTGCAGATAGCTCAAGGCCAGACCCAAGTCCAACCTCAGATTCAAGTTCACCCGCAAGGACAGACAACACAGATCCAGCTGCAGCCAGCAATGGCACAAACACAG GGTGGTGAAGCAAAGCGCATCACGTTGGTTCTTCAACAGCCCTCTCAAACCGGGGCTGCAGGCCAGCAGCATGTGTCACAGGTACAACAGATTCAACctgcacaaggccagcagcagCAAACCACGACCCCGACCAGACTAGTGCTGGGTCAGCTCCCTGGTGGCAAACTGGTTCTTCAGGGAAGCCAGCTAGCAGCTCTGACCCAGGCTCGGGCTGCAGGCCAGGCTGGAGGTCAACCTAAAGTCCTCACTATTCAGCTGCAGGTGCAGCAGCAACCCAATCAGCAAGGAGGAGTGAAG TATCAGCTGGTGTCAGGAGCTGGTGGTACTGGCAGCCCTCAGGTTTTGCAGATATCCCAGGGACAAGGGGGGCAGAGAGTTGCAGTTCCACTCAAAATGCTTCTACAACCACAG GCAGGCACAGCTACGTCTGCTGGTGGCACCGTCTCTGTGGTGAAGGTCATCAACTCTTCAACAGCCGGTCCCTCTGGTACGACCACCACTACGTCTCAGGCCATACGCATCACAAAAGCCCCTGGAGAGTCTTCCTCTGTGCGTCGGGTGGAGATTCTTTGCAAGCAAGAAAAGGCTAACCGTATCGTGGCTGAGGCCATAGCTCGGGCCAAAGCGCGAGGTGAGAAGAACTTACCCCGAGTCCTCAACCAGGATGAACTTCCAAGCTCAGAGGTGTCCCCGGAAATGGTGGGTGTGTTGGGTGTGGGCGCTGGCAAGAAAAAAAGCACCGGTGgaggaaacaaaaagaagaGTCCCGTCGGTGGAAGTGCAATACTCAAGACTGCAGGAGGCGGCGACaaaaagagcaaactaaagacgACTGTGGTGGCTTCAGGCGGCGTCACACCTGGAGCTGGGAACAAGAGCAAAAGCAAAATGAAGACAAA CACTATTACTCTAGTGGGAACAAAAAAACGAAAAAGAAACGCGTCCTCGGACCACTCTGATGGCGAGCTCAGCCCTGCCTCACCTGCTGCCCTGGACGATGACATGATTATG AAGAGGCGCTCCAATCGTGTGGTGAAGAGGAAGAAATACACAGAAGACCTGGATATTAAAATAACAGATGATGAGGATGAACAAGAAGACATTGATGTCACTACAACCGCGGCAGCTGTGGCCTCCATCAGTGGTCTGCCGATGCCGCAGGTGAAGCAGGAGATTGAACTGGATGGCGACGGATTACCCAGCATGCAGTTCTTTGTG gaAAATCCAAGTGAAGAGGATGCTGCAATTGTAGACAAAATACTCTCGGTGCGATTGGCCAAAAAGGAA ATCTCACATGGCCAGTACACTAATATTGAGGAATTCTTTGTGAAATACAAGAACTA TTCATACATGCACTGTGAGTGGGCAACGTTAAGTCAGCTGGAAAAAGATAAGAGAATTCATCAGAAGATCAAAAGGTTCAAGGTTAAGCACGCACAGATGAGACACTTTTTCCAGGAG GAGGAGGAGCCTTTTAACCCAGATTACGTCGAGGCAGACAGAATCCTGGATGTTTCCCACAGCATCGACAAGGACAACGGAGAG cctgTCATCTACTACTTAGTGAAGTGGTGCTCTTTGCCGTATGAAGATGCAACCTGGGAACTTAAGGAAGATGTCGATGAAGGCAAAGTTGAGGAGTTTAGCAAAATTCTAAACAGGCAACCGAGACTGAAGAGAACG CCTCGTCCACCTGCTACTTCCTGGAAAAAGCTGGAGGAAACCAGAGAGTACAAAAATGGCAACGTACTCCGAGAGTATCAGCTCGAAGGAGTCAACTGGTTGCTCTTCAACTGGTACAACAG GCAAAACTGTATCCTGGCAGATGAGATGGGTCTTGGAAAAACTATTCAATCCATTGCGTTACTGTCAGAGATTTATGCTGCTGGCATTCAGAGCCCATTCCTAGTTATTGCTCCACTTTCCACCATCACCAACTGGGAGAGAGAGTTCTCCACATGGACCCAAATGAACGCCATCGTCTACCACGGCAGCCTGGCCAGTCGGCAAATGATCCAGCAGTATGAGATGTACTGCAAAGATGAGAAG GAGCATTTGATCCCAGGTGCATATAAGTTTGATGCCCTGATCACAACCTTTGAGATGGTGTTGTCCGACTGCCCTGAGCTGAGGGAGATCTCCTGGCGTTGTGTGATCATTGATGAAGCTCATCGTCTCAAAAATCGAAACTGCAAGCTCTTAGACAGCTTGAAGATGCTCGATCTG GAACACAAAGTGTTGTTGACTGGTACTCCTCTTCAAAACACCGTGGAAGAACTTTTCAGTCTTCTTCATTTCCTGGAGCCTGCTCAGTTCCCCTCGGAAATTGAATTTCTTAGAGACTTTGGAGACTTGAAAACAGAGGAGCAG GTTCAGAAGCTACAAGCAATCTTAAAACCCATGATGCTGCGAAGGCTGAAGGAAGATGTCGAGAAAAACTTGGCACCCAAACAGGAAACCATCATCGAG GTTGAGTTGACAGATGTCCAAAAAAAGTACTACCGAGCCATCTTGGAGAGAAACTTCAGCTTCCTCAGTTTAGGGGCAAACAGCAACAGCAACGTCCCAAACCTGCTCAACACGATGATGGAGCTCCGCAAGTGTTGCAACCACCCCTACCTCATCAATG GCGCAGAGGAGAAGATCGTAACCGAGCTGCGGCAGGTGTACGATCCCCAGGCCCCCGATTTCCATTTGCAAGCCCTGATCCGGTCAGCTGGAAAGCTGGTGCTGTTGGACAAGTTGCTGCCTCGTCTAAAGGCTGGCGGCCACAAAGTGCTGATCTTCTCCCAGATGGTGCGCTGCTTAGACATTTTGGAGGACTACCTCATCAACAAGAG ATACCTTTACGAACGAATTGATGGCAGAGTGCGTGGAAATTTAAGACAGGCCGCCATCGATCGCTTCAGCAAACCCGACTCTGACCGGTTTGTCTTCCTGCTGTGTACCCGCGCTGGTGGCCTGGGTATTAACCTCACTGCTGCTGACACTTGTGTCATTTTTGACTCAGACTGGAACCCACAGAATGACTTGCAG GCTCAAGCTCGTTGTCATCGTATCGGCCAGTCAAAGGCCGTCAAAGTCTACCGTCTCATCACCAGGAATTCCTATGAGAGGGAAATGCTGGATAAAGCAAGTCTAAAGCTTGGTCTGGACCGCGCTGTCTTGCAAAGCATGAGTGGCAACAAAGACAGCAGCGTCAACGGG ATTCAGCAGTTCTCCAAGAAGGAGATTGAGGACTTGTTGAGGAAAGGAGCCTACGCCGCCATCATGGATGAAAACGACGAGGGCAGTCGATTCTGTGAGGAGGACATTGATCAGATTCTTCAGCGAAGAGCCACAACCATCACCATCGAGAGCGAGGGCAAGGGCTCCACATTCTCTAAAGCCAGCTTTGTAGCCTCGGAGAACCGAAATGACATTGCACTCGACGACCCAGAATTCTGGGAGAAGTGGGCCAAAAAAGCCGACATTGACATGGACACTGTCAATCGGAAG AACACACTCGTCATCGACACTCCCAGAGTCCGAAAGCAAACGCGTCAGTTCTCCACATTGCGGGGTGAAGGCGGAGGCTTATCAGATCTGGAAAGTGATGATGAATATCCACCTGCCAATTCTCGTCACTCACGCTCGTCTCGAAGAGCTGACCGACACAGCGGCGGAGGTTATGGTCGCACGGATTGTTTCCGGGTTGAAAAACACCTCCTCGTTTACGG TTGGGGTCGCTGGAGAGACATCTTGTCTCACGCCAGGTGTAAGCGGCGCCTGAGTGAGCGAGACGTGGAGACGATATGCCGCGTCATCCTGGTGTTTTGTTTGATTCACTATCGTGGAGACGAAAACATCAAGAGTTTCATATGGGAGCTCATCACACCACCAGAGAATGGCAGAGAGCCGCAGACACTACTCAACCACTCAG GTCTCTCCATCCCTGTCCCAAGAGGCAGGAAGGGTAAGAGGGTAAAGACGCAGAGCACGTTTGATATCCAGAAGGTGGAGTGGATCCGCAAATACAACCCTGACACTCTGCTGCTGGACGACAGCTACCGCAAACATCTCAAACACCAGTGCAACAA GGTGTTGCTGAGAGTACGCATGCTCTACTAcctaaaacaggaagtgataGGGGAACATGCCGCAACAGTCCTGAATGGAGCTGACATCAG GGATGTTGACATATGGATGCCTGAGTTGGAGCAGCAAGAGGTTCCTACCAGGTGGTGGGACACTGTAGCAGATCGCTCTTTGCTTGCCGGCGTTTTCAAACATG GTTATGAGATGTACACCACTATGCGTGCTGATCCCTGCCTTTGCTTCCTTGAGAGAGCTGGTCGACCTGATGACAAGGCCATTGATGCTGAGCAGCAAACGGCTGATGGGGAAATAGGAGAGGA CACTGAATATGATAAATACTCGGAGGATCCAGAGTTCAAGCCTGCGTCAAGGCAGACCAAAGACCTTTTTGAGGAG CCTGATTCCATTAATGTGGACTGTGAGCTGTCTGTGGACGACAAAGCGGGACCACTAATTACAGAAAGTCTTTCCATTCAGAGCGTTGGAGGTGACTGGCCCTCGGGCTCGTCGCTCACAGCTCGATTAAGGCGCCTCATCACAGCTTTCCAACGTAGCTACAGGCAGGAGCAGCTTAAGATCGAAGCCGAGGCAAAGGGCGACCGCAGGCGGAGGCGATGTGAGCAGGCCAGCAAACTGAAGGAAATCGCACGGCAGGAGCGACAGCAAAG GTGGACAAGAAGGGAAGAAAGCGACTTCTATCGAGTTGTTTCCACTTTCGGGGTGGAGAAGATTAAGAAGGAGCCTGGACTTCCCGAAGGAACCCCAGAGTTTGACTGGACACGATTCCGCACTTTCGCTCGTCTGGACAAAAAAACAGACGAGAGCCTCAGTCGATACTTTCGCTCCTTTGTCTCCATGTGCAGGAGGGTTTGCCACCTCCGACCAGGCCATGACG ATCCTCCTGAGAGCACACAGATGGTGGCCCCCATCACAGAGGAACGTGCTTCCCGGACCCTTTACCGTATTAGCCTGTTGCGTCGCCTCCGTGAGCGCGTGCTCCCTCACCCCTGTTTGGAGGAACGTCTACCTCTGGCTCCATATACCTCCGAACTGCCCGCCTGGTGGAGTTTACCGGACCACGACCGTCAGCTGATGCTCGCGGCCTCTGTGCACGGCGTCAGCAGAACAGAGCTCTCAATCTTCCCAGACACACAGTTTTCTTTCACTCAGGCCCGGGACGAGTTCATCCAGACCCAGCAGTCTCGACCGccacctccccctcccccacctcAGCCAGTACAGTATGTGATGGTCAACCAATCCAGGACTGACGACCTACTAGGAGTGAAGGAGGAAGGAGTGGATGAGAGCGCTCGGTTGCTTGGTGGTGAACTTGGGGTGGACTTGCAGAGCACTCCGTTAAGTCACCATGATGACAAAATGCACAGTCAAGCCTGGGACTTCAAGAGGAGCCGGGAAGGAGGAGAAAGAAGGAAAGCTGACGGAGCTTCAGACTCGGATTCAGATTCTGATTCAGGTTCTTCTTCCTCCGGGCGATCAGGAAGCAGTGATGACAGCAGCGAGGATGAAGGAGAACGAA GCATGAAGGTTAATGACGTGGAAGAAGACAATAGTTTACTGTCGATGACGGCGTCTCAGGACGGCCTCCCTCCTCCTGATCCTCTCAGGGTTGACTGGCCAAAG GATCGTGTGTTGATCAACCGCCTGGACAGTCTTTGTACTCTTATCGTAACGGGCCAGTGGCCCACAGGTCGGCGCTACGTGCCTGAGGCTCAGCTCTTTTCAAACTCTGAGGCAATGGGGGATGATCTTTCTTACGCAGGAGTGATCCGTAAACCCAGTGTTATGCCTGGTGTAGAGGGAGAGGATGGAGAGTTTACAGTAAAACTCCTCAAG GAGGAGGGTCTAAAGCTCACGTTCTCAAAGCAGGCTCTAATACCAAATGGGTCCAGTGGAGAGAGCAGCAGTCGCAAAAAACGCAAAGTCCAAGAT TTGTTAGACCACGATGGACTGGATCCATTGGATCGTATTCCTCGGCGCAGGGATCTTCCCACTTGGCTTAAAGAGAATCCAGAATATGAGGTGGAGGGCGACATGTTGGAG CTTCTTGTAAACAGGagtaagagaaagagaaagaggaggGCAGATAAACCCCTGACAGGCAATGAGAAGGTCAAACTCATCAACATGAGGACAGGAAAGAAG GTTGGAGCTGCTTTCTGTCCAATGCTGCAGGACCTGAGAGAATATCTAGAGGAGAATCATGACTGTGCTGTAGCACCTGATTGGTCCGAAACAGTGAGAAACTCT GGTTTTCTGCCAGAGATTCTCTTCCACAGACTGTTAACCGATCACTCTGAGATCCCCAAGAAAAGTCGCCGCcgtcatcaccaccatcaccaccaccaccaccatcatcatcaccttcttCACCACACTCCAGAGGCCACACCTGAAGAGCCCACCTTGGACGGAGTAGAGGAGGAGACTCTGGTGTCAGACGGTGCTTACATGATGGACGAGGAAGAACTGGAGGCCTCCCATCACTTCCTCAGTCCGGACTTTGGTGTTAAACTGGGAGGCAATGACAGCCTATCCCAAGGTGACTATGACAGCTCGGATCAAGAGGCGCTGTTGGATGACGTCATCCTAGCGCAGAAAGACTCTGATTCCTCATCCAGCTCAGAGGATTGA